The genome window CGCGCTCCAGGAGGGCATCGAAATCGGCGACATGGTCGTCGCCAACGGCGCGGCCAAAGACGAGGGGACGACCGGCCGCTACGAGTCGGACACGGTGCCGGCGGTCCCGGACTACGACGTGCTCTCGTCGCTGGTCGACGCCGCCGAGGCCAACGACGAGGACGTCCACGTCGGCCCCATCGCCACGGACGACGCCTTCTACGCCGAGACGGACGAGTACATCAACGACTGGGAGGACGCCGGCCTGCTCGCCGTCGAGATGGAGGCCGCCGCGCTGTTCTCGCTGTGTCGCCGCAAGGGCCTGCGCTCGGGCGCTATCTGTACCGTCGACGGGAACCTCGTCGAGGGGACACAGAAGGGCGAGACCGAGGCCGACGAACTGCCCGAGAAGGCCAAGGACAACGTCGAGCGCGCCATCGAAATCAGCCTGACCGCGGCCGCGTCGCTGTAGGTCGAGGCCGGACGGGCCGCTGCCCGGCGGAGGGCTTAACAGACGCTCCCTCGTGCACCCCTGTATGCTCGACCAGTTCCGGAAGCGGCTCCGCGCGGCGGCCAGGCGGCTCCGGCGGGTCGAGCGCCGCGAACTCCAGGACTTCAGGCGCTGGGCAGAGGTGACCGAGAACCTCGTTCACATCTCCATGCTGGTGTTCGTCCCGCTGGCTATCGTGCTGGTGACGACGCTGGCGAACGTCGTTCCGCAACTGAGCTTCCTGCTTTTCCCGCCGCTCGCGGCGGGGACGTACACGCTGTTCGTCGACCCGACGAGCAAGTACTCCGACCCGAAGCGGTTCGTCGCGGGGCTGACCATCGGCGCGGTCTGTGGACTGGTCGCGCTCGCCGTCTCGAACAGTTACCTCCCGGTCCCGGGCGGCCAGTTCGGCGTCAACGCCCTCGGTGCCGGGCTAGCCGTCTTCGCCACCGGCGTGGTCACCTGGCCGCTGGACATCGAGGAGCCGTCGTCGTACTCGACCGCTCTGCTGGCGCTGCTCGTGGAACCGAACCAGCGGGCGGCGTTCGTCGCCAGCGTCTTCGTTGCCAGTTCGCTCGTGGCGGCCATCTTCGTCGTCTGGCGCGAGGAGTTCTACGAGCGGCGGGCGACGTACCTCTACGAGTCGATGTCCGGCGACGACCACGTCCTCGTCCCGATGCGCGGCGAGTCGGCGGGCCGGACGGCGATGCTGGGCGCGCGCCTCGCGGCCGCCCACGAGGCCGGCAAAGTCGTCCTGCTGGACATGGTCTCCGCCGGCGACGCCGCCGAGCACTCGCTCACGCGGGAGACGATACAGCTGGACATCCGGTCCGAGAACGGGGCCGAGCCGCCGTCGGCCGAGACCCGTCCGGTCGGCGACGGCGGCGACCCGGCGACCGCCCCGGCGTCGCCCGACCGGACCGACCTCGAAGCGGAAATCGACTGGCTGGAGACCCACGCCGCACGCATCGAGACGCGGACGGGCGTCTCCTGTCAGGTCGTCGTCGCGAGCGACGACGGGTCGCCGGCCAAGACGACGCTACAGACCGCGGCCGAGACCAACTGCGACCTCATAGTCGCGCCCTACGAGAGCCGCCACGGCGCGCTGACGCCGTACCTCCAGCGGCTGTTCCGCAGCGAGAGCGACGTTGTCGTCCACCGGTCGGTGAGCGACCGGACCCGCTGGAAGCAGGTCCTGGTCCCCGTGCGGTCCGTCAGCGACGTGGCCCACAACATGGTCGACTTCGCCACGCGGCTGGCCGGCCGGAGCGGGCGGGTGGCCGTCGCCACCTGCATCGGCTCCCGCGGCGACCGCCGCCGGGCCGAGGAGATGCTCGCGGACCTCATCGAACCGTACGAGGGGGCCTTCGAGACGCGGGTCCCGCGGACGGACATCCAGGCGTTCCTCGCCGACACCGCCCCGCAGTACGACCTGGTGATTATCGGGGCGAGCCGCGACCGGAGCAAGGCGTCGCGGTTCATTTCGCCGCCGACCTTCGAGCGGCTGGAAGACGTCGAGACGGACGTGGCCATCGTCGACCGCGGCCGGGCCTAGATGTCCGCGTCCTCCTCGTCTCTCACGTCGAGCAGGTGGTCGGCGACGTTCTCCATCCCCTCCCGACCCAGCGCGGACTGGACGATGAGGTGCCCGCCGAGCACCGCCGGACTGATGACGGTGTCGGCCCCTGCCCGGCGGAGCTTCTCGACGTTCTCGCGGTCGGTCGCCGCGGCGACGATGTTGACCTCCGGGTTGAGCGTCTGTGCCGTCAGTATCGCCAGCGCGTCCTGGGCGTCGTTGTTCGTCGCCGCGACGACCGCCGTGGCGTCCTCGATTCCGGCCCGCAAGAGCGGGTCCTCGTCGCTCGGGTCGGCGGTCAGCACGGCGATGTCCCGTTGCTGGAGTTGCGTGGCCGTCTCCGTGTCCGGGGTGATGACCACGAACTCTATCGCGCCAGTCAGTTCGTCGATAATCGGTTCCGTCAGGTCGCCGTGGCCGAGCACCAGCACGTGGTTCTCGAGCAGGTCCAGTTGTGCGTCAGTCATGTTTCCGAGTGCCTCCGAAAGCCGCTTCTCGATTGCCGGCCCCAGCAGCGACCCTAGGGCGATGGCGAAACTGGCCGTCCCGAGGACGACCACCGACATGCCGAACAGTTTCGCCTGCTGGCTCTGTGGGGTCATGTCGCCGTACCCGACGGTACTGGCCGTCACGAGCGTGTAGTAGAACGCGTCGGTCGCCGTCGAGAGGTTGGCGAACTCGTCCCGGAGCGCGTACGAGCCGGCGGTCCCGTACATGAGCGAGCCTATCAGCGCCGCCCCGGCCGCCAGTTGCGCCGTCGAGAGGTCTATCGGCCGGTCGAACCGCCGCCGGTTCACCAGCATCGTCGGGAGCGATACCAGCGAGAGGACGACGAGCGGGACCGAAACCGCCGAACTCGGCACGACGCCGACGAACGGAATCGTCACTGCGGAGCTCTGTACCAGCCCCTGTATCGCCGCCACGGGGAGCAAGACGACGGTCGCGTACCACGCGATCCGCAGGCGGCGACGGAGCCCGACGACGCTGACCAGCAGCGTAAACCCCGTGAGCGCGCCGGTGAATCCGGCGGTCCGCTGGATGCTCGGCGGGATGAAGTCCCCGAGCGGCCCGCTGATGGACACGGCGCTGATGTTGACCACTCCGGTGACGAACGACAGCACCGCCACTATCACCGGCAGGATGATGGTCGCCCGCGCCCCGAGCCAGTCCCGTGGTCTGTCCATACCCATCCAGATTACAGCGCCCGGTGTAAATGTACTGTCCGCGGGCCGGAAGCGATTTACTACCGGACACGCAGGATGGGGACATGGCGTCGCTCCCGATTGAGGTATTGATGGGGATTTATCTGGGGTTGTTGGTGGGGGTAATACCGGCGCTCGTGTCGTGGGCGCTGGGGTTCAGTTTCAAGTACTTTACCGGCATCACCGTGCCCGGGTTCGGTGTCGTCGTGCTGGCAATCGCGCTGGCCGGCGTCAGCGGCGGGCTCATGTCGCTGGCGGACAAGTCGATAACGCAGGCCCCCAACGCCGAGCGGATAATCACTGCCATCATCCTCGTCGGGATGGTGTCGCTGTACGCCCACAGCAAGGGGGACAAGCTCGGGGCGGAGTTCCCGAAGCGGCTCTCGCTGAAGGGGCTACGCGAGAAGAAGCTCTCGGCCGACGTGGTCGAGTTCGTCGGCGGCCGCGACGAGGTCCGCATCCGCGTCGTCGGCGACGTGGCCGACATGGAGGGGTATCCCCCGCTGTCAGAGCCACTCCGGGCCGAGATACGAACCGAGGAGTGGCGCTTCCCGGCGGACCTCCGCATCGGCGAACTCGAACACCGCATGGAGGAGCGGCTGAAATCGGAGTTCGACCTCGGCGACGCCGCCGTCTCGATAGACGAACAGGGGCGGGCGACGGTCGTCGCTGCGCCGCCGTTTTCCGGGCTGTCGAAGCGCGTCGGCGACAACCGCCACGCCGTCTCGGTCGAGGCGCTGTTGCCGACCGGCCTGGCCCGCAACGACGAGGTGACGGTGCTGACTGAGGACGCGCAGGTTCGCGGGACCGTCGTCAGTGCCCGGTCGGCGTCGGCGGACGACGAGACGGCCGCCGAGACGCCCACGCCGCCCGAGGTCGACGACGAGGCGTCCCCGGCACCGGTCCAGGCACCGACGACCGATGGCGGCGAGGGCCGGCTCACGGTCGCCGTGACCCGGACCGACGTCCAGCCGCTCCTGCGGTCGGCCCAGCCGAAGGTCGTGGTCGAGCCCCGCGGGACACATCGGGAGTACGAACTCGTCTCTCTGCTCCGGCGGGCCGGCAACCGGTTCCGGCGGCTGACCGTCCGGGCCGACGGCCCCCTCGACGGGACGACGCTCAGGGACGCCCACGTCCGCGAGACCCACGGCGTCGCCATCGTCGCCATCCGGACGCCGGACGGCTGGCAGGTCGCGCCGCGGGGTGACGCGGCCGTCGAGGGCGGCGACGAACTGTACGCGATTGGCCGCCGCGCCGACCTCGAGGCCTTCGAGGAGGCGGTCGCATGACGCTCGCCGGACCGCTGGCACAGGTCGGTGCGAACCTGCAACTGGGGCTGCTATCGCAGGTGGTGGTCGAGGGCGTGGCGTGGCTCCTCGCCATCGCCGTCCTCGCCGCGACGCCGGCGGGCGCTATCGCCGTCTTCTACCGCTGGTACGTCCGGGAGCGGATTCAGACCGGGCTCGCGCTCCTGTTCGGGCTGACCGCCGTCGTCCTCGTCATCGGCGCGACGACCGCGCTCAGCGAGGTCATCCTCGGCGACGAGGACGTGCTGGCGGCCGGCGCGGTCCTGCTGAACCTCGCGGCCTTTTTCGCCGGCGGGGCCGGGGCCTACGGGGGAATGCGTATCGGGGACCGGCTGGGCGTCGACCTCTTCGCCGCGACCGGCGGCCGGAACATCGACGCCGACGTGAGCGAAATCGTCCAGACCGTCGGCCGGGTTACCTCGGTCCGCCTCCCCGAGGACGTCGACGACATCGTCGGCTACGACCCGATGCCGGAGGAGACGAAGGAGACCCTCGCGGACCGGCGGTTCCTCTTCCCGCGGCGGCTGACGAAAGACGAACTCAGGGACCGGCTGGTCGCCCGGCTCAAGACCGACTACGGCGTCGGCCACGTGGACGTCGAACTGGCCGATGACGGCACCGTCAACTACCTCGCGGTCGGCTCGCGGGCGGCCGGTATCGGCCCGACACTGCCGCCCTCGACGAACGCCGTCGCCATCCGCGCCGACCCGGCCCACGCCGCGAGCGCCGGGGACCTCGTCCAGGTCTGGGAGCGAGCGCCGGCCAGGCGCGTGCTCACCGGCGAACTCCGGGGAGTCGCCGACGACGTGGTGACGGTCGCCATCGACGCCGCAGACACGCCGAAACTCGACCCCCAGACCGAGTACAAACTGGTCACGCTCCCGGTACAGGACCGCTCGGACCGGGAGTTCGCCTCGCTGCTCCGGGCGGCCGACGAGACGATGGGCACGGCCACCGTCGGGCCGGGGAGCGCGCTCGACGGCGCGCCCGTCGGGAGCCTGGCGGTCGCGGTGGTCGCAATCACCCGCGACGACGCGGCACCGGAGACGATTCCGTCCCGCGACCGGGTGCTGGCGGCCGGCGACACCATCTACGCCATCGCCACCCCGGACGCGCTCCGGCGACTGGAGCAAGCCACGGCGGGGACCGGCGACCCGCCCGCGACGGCCGCCCCGGCGGACGAGGCAGACGCCGACGGCGAGGATGTCGCGTCGGCGTCGGCCTCCAGTGCTGGGGCCGAACCCGACAGCGACGCCGCGGAGACACCGGCCGGGACCGACGACGGGAACGCCGACGCTATCGACGACGGGACGGCCGATACCGCCGCCGACACGGACCAGCCCGACACCGGCGCGGACGAATCGACGGCCGAACCCGCCGACGGGCCGACGGACGAATCCGACGACGCCCCGGACGAGGACCCGCTGTCGGCGCTCTCGGACGCCGACGCGGAGGAGCCCGACGACCTCTCGGCTGACGAGCCGTTCGACGAGCCGGCGGCGGACGACGACACCGTCGAGGTGTGGGACCCGGAGGAGCGAATCGGCGAGGCGGACGGCGCCACCGACGACCCGACTGCCCCCGACCCGCCGGCCGACGAGGGCGGCGACACATCGAACGCCGACGAGGACCCGGAGAAACAGAGCTGACCGCCACCAGCGGACGCTCGGAGGCGGAGCCCCGACCGGACACGCCGCGGTCCGGAACCCTCTTTTGACGGACGCCCGCAGTACCGGTATGGAGTGGAAACTGTTCGCACACCTCCGGGACGCGGCCGACGGCCAGTCGGTCAGCGTCGATGTCGAGGGCGACGCCACGGTCGAAGCGGCGCTCGATGCGCTGCTCGCGGCGCGACCGGCGCTCGCCGAGGAGGTGCTCGACGAAAACGAGGAACTGGCCGACCACATCCGTGTGCTCGTCGACGGTGAAGACCCGTTCTCCGCCGGCGACGGGCTGGCGACGCCGGTCGACGAGGGGACGGAACTCGCGCTGTTTCCGCCGGTCAGCGGCGGGTGACGGCCCGACTTCTCACGCTCGCCTCGTCCCGACCTGGCCGGTGACGACGATGCGGAACCCGTCCCGGTAGGCCGTGTCGACGGTGGCCTCCCACCCGTGCGTTTCGGCCAGCAACCGCAGGTTCGGGAGCGGCAGCCCGGACTGGCCGTCCGGAATCGCCTGCCCGTAGGTGAAAAACGGCGCGGGGTCGTCCCGGGCCGGCGGCTGGCCGTCGTCGGTGATAGTGAACCCGTCGTCGGTGACCGCGACCGACACCGACGCCGCGCCGTTGTGGGCCGCGAACCGGAACGCGTTCTCGAAGAGGGTCTGCAAGCGCGGCGGGTCGGCCTCCACCGCGCCGTCCGCCGCGACGACGAGCGTGAGGTCGCCGACGTCGGCCGCTGCCAGCGCGCGCTCGGCGACCTCGCTCACAGTCACCTGCCGCGTCGATTCGACGGTCTGCCCGTGCTGTGCGAGCTGTGCGAGTTTGCCGACGACGTCGGCCATGTGGTCGGCCGACCGGGACGCCGCCCGGAGCGATTCGCGGGCCCGGGTCACGTTCCCGTCGGTCAGGGCGCTCCCGGCGATGTCGACCCGTCCGTTGACGGTCTGGAGCGTGTTGAGCAGTTCGTGGCGGATGGCGGCGGCGAACCCCTCTAGCTGTTCGTTCTGCCGCGAGAGCTCGCGCCGCTGGCGCTCTACCTCCGTCACGTCCGAAAAGACGACCATTTCGCCGATGCTGGTCTGCCCGAGGGAGAACGAGGTCCCGCTGACGAGGTAGTAGCGGACCTCGCCGTCTTCGACGTATTCGAGTATCTGGTCGTCGCTGTCGAGCGCGCCCGCGACGCTCGGGAGCGTGTCGCCGAGTTGTTCCCCGACCGTCCCATCGAGGGCCGGGAACGTCGACGCCGCGAGGTCGTTGTACTCGCGGATTCGCCCGGTGTCGTCGAGGTAGACGATTGGTCCGTCGACCCCGTCGGTCAACTGGACGGCCAGGAACGTGGTGTCGAAGACGTAGAGGACGCCGAGGGCGAACACGACGACCCCGAGCGGCTCGTAGTTGATGTCCAGCAGCCGGTCGCTCGTGAACCCGACGATGTCGAGGAGCACGGGCAGCCCGGTCACGCCGACGAGCGCGACCAGCGGGCGCGTGTCGTAGTCCGCTTCCGCACAGAGCTCGTACAGCATGAAGAAGCCGACGGCGACGAGCGCGTACGAGAGGCCGGCCACGAGCCAGTGGAACGTCTGGTGTTCTATCGTCAGGTGCGGGAACGGCGTCTGGACGAACACCGTCCGGAAGTACAGCCCGTGGAGCGGGTTCGTCACTTTGACCGCGACGATGGCGAGGTAGACGCCGACGGCCAGGCGGCGGTACGATGCCGTCCGGTGGAGCGAGCGACCGGTGTACGCCGACGTGAAGTAGAGCCACGACCCGACGGTCGTCAGCCCCACGACGAGGCTGAGCACGTAGGCGGCGTACCGCAGCCCTGGCGTCGGTGCGACCAGGAACGCCAGTTCCAGCGCGGCCCACCCGCCGCTCCCGGCGAGCAGGCCGACGAGCCCGCGCCGTGTGTCCGGCTCCGCGACGCTGAGCGCCCGCGGCACGGCGGCCAGACACCCGAGCGTGGCGACGGCGTACGCCGCCACGTAGACCGCAAACGAGAGCGAGAGTCCGGAAACCGACATGGACTCTAGTACAGACCGTTCGGGTCATGAACGCACTGGCCTCGTTTCCATGGCTGATAACGGGACGGGGCTCAGGTGAGGTCCGCGCTGCAGACGAAGGTGGGCCAGTCGCTCGTCGCCCCGCGGACGGCGGCCGCCTGTGCGACGTGCCGCGGCGTCTCGGGGATGAGGACCCGCGTCCGGTCGACGCCGAGGGCGGCGGCGTCGTCCCGAATCGCATCGAACAGGGCCGCGGCGGCGTCGGCGTCGTCCCACGCGCCGACGGCGTACTCTGCCAGACGAACGTCGTCGCCCGGGTCGCGCGTCACGCGGGCGCGACACGCCGCGCCGTGGGTCCCGCCGTCCGTGACGGCGAACACGGCCTCCTCGTCGGCGAGGGCCCGCAGGTCGTCGCGCGTGAGTTCCGAGAGCGCCCACGACTGCTCGCGGTCCAGTGCCAGCCCCGAGAGGGCGGTCCGCGCGTCGCTGTCGGTCCAGTAGGTCCAGGCGACCGTCGGGTCGTCGGTGACAGACAGCGACGGGGTCGCCTCGCGCGGCTCCGGCGACGCCCACCGGAACGAACAGGTCGGCTCGAACCCCGCCGCGACGGACTGGCCGAGGCCGGCGTCGTTCCACGAGAACACCATGTTCCGGGCGACCGTCGCCCCGCCGTCGGCCGCCCACTCGAGGAGGTCCTCGACCATCGCCAGCCCGTGGCCCTCGCCCCGGTGGGCCGGGTCGACGCGGATGCCCTGGAGCCACGCTTCGTGGTCGCTCAGCACGACGCCCTGGCAGAGGCCGACGGGGGTCCCGTCGACGGTCGCGACGACGGTCCGCTGGTCCGGGCCGTCGCTGGCAACCCAGTCGCGGAACACCGCCGGGATGTACTCCGCCGTGTCGCGGTCGCTCCAGACCTCCTGGACGAACGCCACCACGTCGTCGTAGTCGTCCGCTCGCGCCTGTCGAACCGTCGATGACATACTCCACACTGCGGGACGGGGCGTGAAAAGTTCGGTCGCTCGTTACAGCCAGGGGGTCGACCGCTGCTGAATCTCGCCGGCGAGCGGTTCCTGCATGGCGTCGGCGACGTCGGTGCTGTTTGCCAGCGCCCACATGAGTTTGACCTTCGCCGTGCCGGGCAGCATGTCCTCGCCCTCGACGACGCCGGCGTCGAGCAGGTCGCGGCCGGTGTCGTAGACGCGGTCGCAGACCCGGCCTTCGAGGCACTGGCTGGTCATGACGACCGGGATGTCGAGGTCTTCGATGACGCTTATCCAGTCGGTGTTGACGTGGCCGAGGCCGGTCCCCTCGATGATGAGGCCCTCGCTGTCGGCGGCGGCCGTGTCGAGCAGCGAGGCGTCCATGCCGGGCGAGAACTTCACCAGTTCCACGTCGGTCTCGACGGCGTCGTGCAGCGCCAGGTCGGTCGCGCCGCGCTCGGCGTACTCGCGGCGGAAGGTCACGCGGCTCTCGCCGTCGATGTCGTAGTCGACCTCGCCGAGGGGTTTCGCGCCGACGGTCTCGAAGGCGTCCCGGCGCGAGGTGTGGTTCTTGCGGACGCGCGTGCCGCGGTGCAGCGCACAGCGGTCGTCGGACTCGTCGGCGTGCATGCAGACCAGCACCTCCGCGCAGTCGCTCGTGGCCGCTTCGACGGCCGAGACGGCGTTCATGACGTTGTCCGAGGACGGGCGGTCGGCCGAGCGCTGGCTCCCGGTGAAGACGATGGGGACCGGCGTATCGAGCATGAAGGCGAGCGCCGACGCGGTGTACTGCATCGTGTCCGTGCCGTGCATGACGACGACGCCGTCCGCGCCGGCCTCGATCTCCTCGTGGACGGCGCGGGCGAGGTCCTGCCAGACCGCGGGCGTCATGTTCTCGGAGAGGATGTTGGCGACGACGCGGCCGCGGTAGTTCGCCATCCCCGCGAGGTCCGGGACCGCCCGCAGCACGTCCTCGGCGTCGAACTGCGCCGTCACCGCGCCGGTCCGGTAGTCGACGGTCGAGGCGATGGTCCCGCCGGTCGAGATGAGCGACACCGTCGGCAGGTCGTCGTCGAACTCGATTTCCGACGTACCCTGTTCGTCCTGTGCGCTCTCGACGTCGTACACGTCCGACTCCAGCACGTCGACCTCGGCGTCCTCGCGGTCGATACCGACGTTGTACCCGCCGTCGAGCTTGACGACGAGGTGGTCCGGCGTGCTGGAGGGGAGCAACACGCCCTCGTAGGTCTGGGCCGCGCGCTCGACGCGGACCCGGTCGCCTGCGTTCATGCGCGGGACTTTCCGCCGGTGGGACTTGAACCCACTCGTTTCGGCCAGCGTGTCCAACCGAGGGTGCGTCTGGCACGGACCGTCCCAGACCGACCAGCGGCCAGCGGACTCACCGAACACCACTCAATTTCGCGACTGAAACTTCCGAGGGATACCAGGCCACAAGGTTATCCGACTAGACACTCTCCTAACAAGTATGGCTGACAACAAGACCGGACGGGAAAACCAGGCCCGGAACGACGAGCGCCGCCAGCGAGAACGCGCTATCGCAGAGGAACTCGAACGCGCGGACGATCCGGAGCCGCCGGTCGACCCGGCGGCGCTCGCCTACTTCGAGACAGAACTCGACACGCTCGAGTTCCCGGCGACAGCGGCTGACGTGGTGGATGCCGTGGGCGACCACGAAGTCGAGTCCGTCGAGGGAGCGTACGCCGTCGCGGACCTCCTCCCGGATGCGACGGTCGAGTCGTTCGAATCGCCCGCCGCGGTTCGGACGCGGGTCCAGCGGCCGACGATTGCCGGGGCGATGAAGCGCGTCGTGGAGGCCGCCGACGCACACCAGAGCGCGTCCTTTGGCACCTCACAGCGCGACGGCTACGAGCGAACCTTCCGGGAGTTGCAGGCTATCGACGAGGACGACGACGACGAGGGAATCCGGGTCGTCGCCGACTGGATCGTCGAACGCGTCCACGAGAAAGAGCGGCTTCCGAGCTCCCGTGACGTTCGCCGGCGAGCGGCGAAGTTCTGCCGGTCGAACGGCTACTCGGTCCGAAACGACGACTGGCTCGGTGTCTGAGAGCGGCGGCACGGCCAAACGAACGGCAGGTGCTCCCCACAAGGACCATACCGCTCGCCGTCCCACTTCCGGTATGGCCGAACGTACCAAAGAACGGACCCGCGACGCGGACGCCGAGTCGAGCGGCGAGTTCGGCGTCGACGCGACCGAGTCGCTGTCCGGGACGACCGACGCCGCGTCGCAGTCGTCGGAGTCCACGCACAGCTACTTCTCCCTGCGGGCGCTGCTGTACGCCTTCGGCGCAGTCGGCGGCGGGATGGTGCTGGGCGGGCTGATTCCCCTCCTACCGTTTACCGAACTGCTCGGCGTCCTGCTGGGCGGGTTCGTCTACGGGCTGTTCGCCAGCGAACGGCGCTATCTCGAACTGGCGGTCGCCGGCGGCGTCAGCGGCGGCACGACGGCCGTCCTGTCCCTCCTGCCACAGCTGGCCGCGGGGCTGAACGGCACTCGACTGTTCGCCATCGCCGGCGGCGTCGGGCTGGTACTCGCGGTCGTCGGCCACTACTTCGGCCGTGACCTCCGCAGCGGGCTGACGAAAGACCTGGACTGACTCGCTCTCAGACGATTTCCCAGCCGTCGTCGGTCCGCTCGACCACGTCGTCGTCTTCGAGTCGGCTGAGCGCCTCCTCGACGATTTCCGGCGGGGCCTCTATCTCCCGGGCCAGCGCCGGGACGGTGTCGATACCGTTCGCCAGCCCGCTGACGAGTTCCGCGTACAGCCGGCCGTCCCCGTTCTCGAAGCCGGAGTCGATGCGGTCCCGCACGTCGGTCATGCGGGCCTGGACCCACCGCTGGGCCAGCGACAGTTCGTTCTCCAGTTGCTGGAGGTGTTCCAGTTCCCGCGCCAGGTCGTGAAAGTCGCCGTCGGCGGCGGCACCCACGTCTATCGAGAGGTGGCGACAGGACGGCATCTCGAACTCGGGGTTGGCCGGGTATGCGCTCTTGGTACCGAACTCGTAGGGCGAGACGCGGACCTCCAGGCGGAGGTTCCGGGCGATAGAGAAGTACTTCCGGCGCTGGTCGTCGGTCCGGGACTCGATGAGCCCGGCGTCTTCGAGCTTCTGGAGGTGGTCGATGACCGCTTTCGGACTGACACCGATGTATTCGCTGATTTCAGTGACGTAGCAGGGCTTGTGGGCGAGTAGTTTGAGAATCCGCCGGCGGTTGGCGTTTCCAAGGAGATTGAGTAACTCGGCGGAGTCCATCGAGTCGTAGGTAGCGGGTCACGGTTCAAAAGCATGACTCTCGTCGGGCGGTTTGCTGGTGAGTGACCTGCTCAGCTACTGACCGAGCCCACGCCCCACCTACGCGCCGCCGTTCCCGTTGCCCTGATTGCCGCTGTCTCCTTGGCCACTACCTTGGTCGTTTCCCTGGTCACTGCCGCCGGTGCCCTGGTCGTTTCCGCCGCCGTTTCCTCGGTCACCGGCCTGGTCGTCTCCGTTATTTCCCCGGTCACCCGCGTCACCGTCTCCCTGGCCACCGGCCTGGTCGTTCCCCTGGTCGTCTCCGTTATCTCCCTGGTCCCCGGTCTGGGCGTCTCCATTATCCTCCTGCCCCTCTCCGCTGTCGTTCCCTTGGTCGTCTCCGTTGTCGCCCTGGTTGGTCTCGTCGCCGGTGCCCTGGTCGTTTCCGCCGCTGTTTCCTCGGTCACCGGCCTGGTCGTCTCCGTTATTTCCCCGGTCATCCGCGTCACCGTCTCCCCCGCCGCCGGCCTGGCTGTTGCCCTGGTCGCCGCCGTCACTGCCTCGCTCGTTCCCGTTATCGTTTCCCTCGTCGTTCGCACCGTCCGCATCGCCGCTGGAATCCGTCTCGGACGAGCCGTCGGTACCGTCGCCGGACCCGTCGGCGTCAGAACCGTTCTCCCCACCAGCGCCGTTCCCGGCATCGTCACCGCTGTCGCCTCCGTCGCTGTTCTCGGTGCCGGACGCTCCACGCTCCCCGTTCCCGTTGCCCCGTTCCGCAGCCCTGTCAGACCCGTTTCCCTCGCTCTCGGCCGCGTCGTCGGACGCCCCGTTATCGCCGTCGGTGCCCCTGTCAGCGGGTGGGCCCTGTTCGCTACCGGTTTCCTGCTGTCCGGGAGCATCGTCAGGTGGGCCCCGCTCGCTCTCGTTTCCCTGCTGGCGGGGTGCCTCGTCGGGCGGTCCCGGGTCGCTCTCGTTGGCTCCCCGTTCGGGCGTCTCGGCTGGCGGTCCCCGCTCGCTCTCGTTGACGCCCGCGACTTCCGGCGGGCCCTGTTCACTTCGGTTGACTCCCGCGTCCTCCGGCGGACCCTGGTCGTCCGGGCCGGCGGTGTTCGGCGGACCGGCGATGCCGCGGGCAACCGACGCCGCCTGCTGGCCGGAGAACTCGTTGGCGTTCCGTTTCAACCGCTCCAGTTCGGTGTCGTCTACGCCGGCCTGTTCGGCGGCCGTGTCGGTGTCGTTAATCGCGGCCTGCAGGCCGGTGATTTCGGCGGTGAGACGGCTCCGCTGGGCCACGTAGGCCTGCTCCGGGAGCGAGCCGTTCTCGTGTCGCTGTTCGATTGTGGCGTTGCGCTCCTGTAGCCGTTCCAGCCGGCGCTCGAGCGAACCGGCCCGGCTCGTGACGAGTTCGGCACGCTCGGTGTCGTTCGATTGGTTGTACGCCGACCGCCACATCCCGTT of Haloarcula sp. DT43 contains these proteins:
- a CDS encoding TrkA C-terminal domain-containing protein translates to MTLAGPLAQVGANLQLGLLSQVVVEGVAWLLAIAVLAATPAGAIAVFYRWYVRERIQTGLALLFGLTAVVLVIGATTALSEVILGDEDVLAAGAVLLNLAAFFAGGAGAYGGMRIGDRLGVDLFAATGGRNIDADVSEIVQTVGRVTSVRLPEDVDDIVGYDPMPEETKETLADRRFLFPRRLTKDELRDRLVARLKTDYGVGHVDVELADDGTVNYLAVGSRAAGIGPTLPPSTNAVAIRADPAHAASAGDLVQVWERAPARRVLTGELRGVADDVVTVAIDAADTPKLDPQTEYKLVTLPVQDRSDREFASLLRAADETMGTATVGPGSALDGAPVGSLAVAVVAITRDDAAPETIPSRDRVLAAGDTIYAIATPDALRRLEQATAGTGDPPATAAPADEADADGEDVASASASSAGAEPDSDAAETPAGTDDGNADAIDDGTADTAADTDQPDTGADESTAEPADGPTDESDDAPDEDPLSALSDADAEEPDDLSADEPFDEPAADDDTVEVWDPEERIGEADGATDDPTAPDPPADEGGDTSNADEDPEKQS
- a CDS encoding ubiquitin-like small modifier protein 1 translates to MEWKLFAHLRDAADGQSVSVDVEGDATVEAALDALLAARPALAEEVLDENEELADHIRVLVDGEDPFSAGDGLATPVDEGTELALFPPVSGG
- a CDS encoding sensor histidine kinase, which translates into the protein MSVSGLSLSFAVYVAAYAVATLGCLAAVPRALSVAEPDTRRGLVGLLAGSGGWAALELAFLVAPTPGLRYAAYVLSLVVGLTTVGSWLYFTSAYTGRSLHRTASYRRLAVGVYLAIVAVKVTNPLHGLYFRTVFVQTPFPHLTIEHQTFHWLVAGLSYALVAVGFFMLYELCAEADYDTRPLVALVGVTGLPVLLDIVGFTSDRLLDINYEPLGVVVFALGVLYVFDTTFLAVQLTDGVDGPIVYLDDTGRIREYNDLAASTFPALDGTVGEQLGDTLPSVAGALDSDDQILEYVEDGEVRYYLVSGTSFSLGQTSIGEMVVFSDVTEVERQRRELSRQNEQLEGFAAAIRHELLNTLQTVNGRVDIAGSALTDGNVTRARESLRAASRSADHMADVVGKLAQLAQHGQTVESTRQVTVSEVAERALAAADVGDLTLVVAADGAVEADPPRLQTLFENAFRFAAHNGAASVSVAVTDDGFTITDDGQPPARDDPAPFFTYGQAIPDGQSGLPLPNLRLLAETHGWEATVDTAYRDGFRIVVTGQVGTRRA
- a CDS encoding GNAT family N-acetyltransferase — protein: MSSTVRQARADDYDDVVAFVQEVWSDRDTAEYIPAVFRDWVASDGPDQRTVVATVDGTPVGLCQGVVLSDHEAWLQGIRVDPAHRGEGHGLAMVEDLLEWAADGGATVARNMVFSWNDAGLGQSVAAGFEPTCSFRWASPEPREATPSLSVTDDPTVAWTYWTDSDARTALSGLALDREQSWALSELTRDDLRALADEEAVFAVTDGGTHGAACRARVTRDPGDDVRLAEYAVGAWDDADAAAALFDAIRDDAAALGVDRTRVLIPETPRHVAQAAAVRGATSDWPTFVCSADLT
- the gatD gene encoding Glu-tRNA(Gln) amidotransferase subunit GatD: MNAGDRVRVERAAQTYEGVLLPSSTPDHLVVKLDGGYNVGIDREDAEVDVLESDVYDVESAQDEQGTSEIEFDDDLPTVSLISTGGTIASTVDYRTGAVTAQFDAEDVLRAVPDLAGMANYRGRVVANILSENMTPAVWQDLARAVHEEIEAGADGVVVMHGTDTMQYTASALAFMLDTPVPIVFTGSQRSADRPSSDNVMNAVSAVEAATSDCAEVLVCMHADESDDRCALHRGTRVRKNHTSRRDAFETVGAKPLGEVDYDIDGESRVTFRREYAERGATDLALHDAVETDVELVKFSPGMDASLLDTAAADSEGLIIEGTGLGHVNTDWISVIEDLDIPVVMTSQCLEGRVCDRVYDTGRDLLDAGVVEGEDMLPGTAKVKLMWALANSTDVADAMQEPLAGEIQQRSTPWL